A DNA window from Patagioenas fasciata isolate bPatFas1 chromosome 1, bPatFas1.hap1, whole genome shotgun sequence contains the following coding sequences:
- the MXRA5 gene encoding matrix-remodeling-associated protein 5 isoform X2, producing the protein MGSPKEVSRRAAVGCDEPQRAGAGREVGSQVAAGRPPHRPAPPAARSPPGAWEQWAAPAETSAPGRRRSEATGGDRMGPGTAAGALSVVLMLGLGLPPGALSCPPPCACYLPTEVHCTFRSLAAVPARISKHVERINFGFNSIQSINENSFAGLTKLELLMIHGNDIQNIPNGALKDLVSLQVFKISYNKLKVITGHTLRGLSSLMRLHMDHNRIEFIHPNAFNGLASLRLVHLEGNLLQQLHPNTFSTFMVLDYFKLSTVRHLYLSENALRTLPSGMFQGMPLLENLYLHGNPWACDCSLKWLLEWNEISGGVLKCKKDKAYEGGQLCPKCNSPKLLHKEDIQNLKDISCRKPVIQSSLRQNSSTQDEDDDDSYETPLEELRSSPWNITLNMTDEHGNVVHLNCEIKKPTGSTKIHWNQMQTQEIDINATISLDFECPMNRENYEKLWKLIAYYSEVPVKLERELMLSKDPKMSYRYRQGSDYDALYYTGVKAQILAEPSWVMQPLINIQLNRRQSTGKKVVLSFFTVFSQTIRTKDTRQQRNWVMIEQNQSTRMAQSVVEGSECQLSCSVKASESPSVQWLFPDGTKLQAPFNQKDSKFSILSSGQLTIKEVSYTDGGLYHCIAQVRDDVDIMAYRLLVQPPAIQVADADVLKVEKNVGDPIVLPCNAVAIPEPQLSWILPNSQLLNDLSNSSKGYMLHNGTLIIPKSHVSDSGHYRCVAVNQQGSDQLVVRVTVNKMVSDRSFKRIKLRKRPGSKSSSKTRGRVIDDGDGSGAGGVDEFPRRKNHLKDREISFKQKSDQVSETQIKKGKKGRRKIKIWKSSDRTQDSNVAEGRRVFESRRRINMANKQINPQHWADILAKVRGKNLPRTTTATAISLTTALPSVMQKTTPVPHPVASPPLSKAAADEVDSSADASPVGDVGDASSEPFSVTASYNTKAFSVQSVLTESETEHFSDHRALETPPSIYSVEVPVSGPYLTPVSPTVQPQSQQHLHLRTDDSVVVKENIHTVTEEPLTRRIVMSSPNIQSSSFTVENVDRAISSTSEEYSAFAELPLDATVLAESQAVDLHSILETSVKLNKVDPMSVDTMLLTPSQLDEIIPTDSVGTTTVSSSVSPFVTEKSNDFVHQHKEVSTDQTEMAGLSTSFPAVTPISVQSKEKPETHRNIVTQESISSSYAESFQGKERGNLATPKPDLRLTLASTNALHKTAGGIKTASSISRLTTVATTTTPYRKTTPSLVTQHARKRPYGRRRLRPNRIRQRLKPFPPVVLTTEGMPVIPRIPEVEAGTKTSSATLESPDLNYNIKIQAKEEEYIEYTPSLVTDPVVLEKITKIREVVTTSFFRPTVSPPEAKHVTHSTGPETLALSVTAPVTVLSSYIVHDTVPTEESSTALKPEQSELPAYHLLDNKSEQKGIKPDSKTMDSKAEQSSTTSPEHMNSFILSTKPESQEDPILFDSEVVVNETTTGTFQPIYPTMTHLSVPVGTEEVFKHLSVSKEPRKPTVSSELPEITEPPQHHEMITLSSSFSKTETQTFLLRETKKLVVSQTGTKPSSLDKKEAISHVFHHYPTLQTTEKPLTTSTAFIPFIKLATLPSSISSTSHPSLHYTTEESNTFDQERFPEPKQVEAEHDKTVVSSRQNVHPTPSSSQNRISVQSKEEQFKELYSSKSNNSLVLNPNLPHPPAGIIPSLNQRLPVVPPKRVPVRGTVKPPYIVTQGSFHYFITHQPLHYTNKPEITAYAAHTIQDKKLFASHRETTTPTRASPFHKTNSFTGSKFDNQAQNRYNINSRFFGNNYVPDNGGTAGRLPNQGIPHYPSSRMPFLFNRTRIFPHLSVRPKPVVPSQLVPKDTNGKKVAQVFPTRITVQKATAIPVPPLEPHTTSTTSPPPAILKITPPAFVSQRTGPQIFTTVHPFKNAHHHHQKGPSVPYVGAIMPHNLTVIQSSTNFRMHGERPKIITRGSQSISILAETDAFIPCDAVGEPKPFITWTKVSTGALMTANTRLQRFEVWNNGTLLIRNVQLQDRGQYLCTAQNLHGIDKMIIVLTVVAHQPKILLSRYRDVTVYFGETIAMECQASGTPSPHISWIFPDRKILQTVTTTESRIMLHENRTLSIKQATFSDRGVYKCIASNAAGADSIAVRLHIAALPPIIQQDKQENVSLPLGSSINIHCTAKAAPSPSIRWVVFDGTQIRPSQFVNGNLFVFPNGTLYIRNISPKDSGTYECIAANMVGAARRTIQLHVKKHASNAKITGSSPQRTDVTYGSILHLDCSASGDPWPRILWRLPSKRMIDSLHSLETRIKVFSNGTLVVHSVTDKDAGDYLCVARNKIGDDYVLLKVNVMMKPAKIEHKNENNHKVKYGGDLKVDCVATGLPNPEISWGLPDGSMINTFMQSDDSGSRTKRYVVFDNGTLYFNDVGLREEGDYTCYAENQIGKDEMKVRVKVVAEPATIKNKTYVIINVPYGDVATIACEAKGEPTPKVTWLSPTNRPIPALSDKYQVYRDGTLLIQKAQRSDSGNYTCVVRNSAGEDRKIVWIHVNVQSPRINGHLSAITSVRETAIRGSRKLIDCKAEGIPAPRVLWAFPEGVILPAPYYGNRITVHRNGTLDIRGVRQTDAVQLICIGRNEGGEARLIVQLLVTDHLEKPSFRDPISERITAFAGHSINLNCSVQGNPKPSTSWILPNGTEVLGGSRLHRFYHMRDGILHISSLSAGDAGTYRCTARNPGGYVERVVFLKVGIRPEITNQYNNLVSIINGETLQLHCVTQPSQQAQISWTLPNGMVLDAPQAVGRFSLLENGSLTVREASVFDRGTYLCKVSTEYGTSVMNVPVIVIAYPPRITSEPAPVIYARPGNSVKLNCMAIGIPKAEITWELPDKSHLTTGAQSRLYGNKFLHPQGSLVIQQSTQRDAGFYKCTAKNILGSDTKTTYIHIF; encoded by the exons ATGGGGAGTCCTAAGGAGGTGTCGAGGCGAGCTGCCGTGGGCTGCGATGAGCCTCAGCGAGCCGGTGCCGGAAGGGAGGTCGGGAGCCAGGTAGCCGCCGGCCGCCCGCCGCACCGCCCCGCTCCGCCGGCCGCCCGCAGCCCCCCGGGGGCATGGGAGCAGTGGGCAGCGCCTGCTGAGACCTCCGCGCCCGGCCGCAG GAGAAGCGAGGCGACGGGAGGTGACAGGATGGGCCCCGGGACGGCAGCTGGGGCCCTCTCCGTGGTGCtgatgctggggctggggctgccaccCGGCGCCCTGTCCTGCCCCCCACCCTGCGCCTGCTACCTCCCCACCGAGGTCCACTGCACCTTTCGGTCCCTGGCAGCCGTGCCGGCAAGGATTTCCAAACATGTGGAAAGAATCAATTTTGG GTTTAACAGTATACAGTCTATAAATGAAAACTCCTTTGCAGGACTTACAAAACTGGAATTACTGATGATACATGGAAATGACATTCAGAATATACCTAATGGTGCTTTGAAAGATCTTGTGTCTCTGCAG gttttcaaAATTAGTTACAATAAGCTTAAAGTCATAACTGGCCATACTCTCCGAGGACTTTCAAGCTTAATGAGACTGCACATGGACCACAACAGAATTGAGTTCATTCATCCAAATGCTTTTAATGGATTAGCTTCTCTGAGACTGGTCCACTTAGAAGGAAATTTGCTCCAGCAGCTTCACCCCAACACCTTTTCAACGTTTATGGTCCTTGATTATTTCAAACTGTCCACAGTAAGACATCTTTACCTATCTGAAAATGCTCTTAGGACCTTGCCTTCAGGGATGTTTCAAGGCATGCCACTGCTGGAGAATCTTTATCTTCATGGGAATCCGTGGGCCTGTGACTGCAGCTTGAAGTGGCTTCTTGAATGGAATGAAATTTCTggag gtgttttaaaatgcaaaaaggaCAAAGCCTATGAAGGGGGACAGCTCTGTCCGAAGTGCAACAGCCCAAAACTGCTGCATAAagaagacattcaaaacttgAAAGATATTTCCTGTAGGAAACCTGTCATTCAGTCCTCACTGAGGCAGAATAGCAGCACtcaagatgaagatgatgatgacagtTATGAAACCCCTCTGGAAGAGCTTCGGTCCTCTCCATGGAACATTACTCTGAATATGACTGATGAGCATGGCAATGTAGTCCACCTGAACTGTGAAATCAAAAAACCAACAGGCTCTACCAAAATTCATTGGAATCAAATGCAGACTCAGGAGATTGATATAAATGCTACCATTTCACTGGATTTTGAATGTCCAATGAATCGAGAAAACTATGAAAAATTGTGGAAGCTTATAGCTTATTACAGTGAAGTCCCTGTCAAATTAGAGAGGGAACTTATGCTCAGCAAAGACCCTAAAATGAGCTATCGGTACAGGCAAGGTTCAGATTATGATGCTCTTTACTACACAGGTGTAAAAGCTCAAATACTGGCTGAGCCTTCCTGGGTGATGCAACCTCTTATAAATATCCAATTAAACAGGCGCCAGAGTACAGGGAAAAAAGTAGTGCTCtctttttttactgtgttttctcAGACAATTCGTAccaaagacaccaggcagcagagAAACTGGGTAATGATAGAGCAAAACCAGAGCACAAGGATGGCACAGAGCGTGGTGGAAGGGTCAGAGTGTCAGCTGAGCTGCAGTGTGAAAGCCTCTGAGAGCCCCTCTGTTCAGTGGCTCTTTCCAGATGGGACTAAACTGCAGGCACCATTTAATCAAAAAGATAGCAAGTTTTCCATTCTCAGTAGCGGCCAGCTGACAATCAAAGAAGTGAGTTACACTGATGGTGGTTTGTACCATTGCATTGCCCAAGTGAGAGATGATGTAGACATAATGGCCTACAGACTTCTAGTGCAGCCTCCAGCTATTCAGGTAGCTGATGCAGATGTACTGAAAGTTGAAAAAAATGTTGGCGATCCAATAGTTTTGCCGTGTAATGCAGTTGCCATCCCAGAGCCACAGTTGAGTTGGATTCTTCCAAACAGCCAGCTCCTTAATGATTTATCAAACTCTTCAAAAGGTTATATGTTGCACAATGGTACTTTGATTATTCCAAAAAGCCACGTCAGTGATAGTGGCCATTACAGATGTGTGGCTGTCAATCAGCAGGGTTCAGATCAGCTTGTTGTAAGGGTCACAGTAAATAAAATGGTGTCTGACAGGTCATTTAAAAGGATAAAACTAAGAAAGCGCCCAGGCTCAAAAAGTTCATCAAAAACAAGAGGGCGAGTCATAGATGATGGAGATGGAtcaggggcaggaggggtggatGAGTTCCCACGAAGAAAGAACCACCTGAAAGACCGAGAAATATCCTTTAAACAAAAAAGTGACCAGGTGTCAGAGACTCAAattaaaaaggggaagaaaggcagaaggaaaataaaaatttggAAAAGTAGTGATAGAACCCAAGACAGCAATGTTGCAGAAGGCCGGAGAGTATTTGAATCTCGAAGGAGAATTAATATGGCAAACAAGCAGATTAACCCACAACATTGGGCTGACATTTTGGCAAAGGTCCGTGGGAAGAATCTTCCTAGAACAACAACAGCTACAGCCATTTCTTTAACAACTGCATTGCCATCAGTCATGCAGAAAACTACTCCAGTCCCTCATCCAGTAGCCAGCCCTCCACTTTCAAAGGCAGCAGCTGATGAGGTAGATTCCTCTGCTGACGCATCACCTGTGGGTGATGTGGGTGACGCATCATCTGAGCCATTCTCAGTCACTGCTTCCTACAACACTAAAGCATTTTCAGTCCAGTCTGTATTAACAGAATCAGAAACTGAACACTTCTCTGACCACAGGGCTTTAGAAACACCTCCAAGTATTTACTCTGTAGAAGTCCCTGTATCGGGTCCATATTTGACTCCTGTCTCTCCAACTGTGCAACCACAAAGCCAGCAGCATCTTCATCTCAGGACTGATGATTCAGTTGTAGTCAAAGAAAATATTCATACTGTCACTGAAGAACCTCTAACCAGACGAATTGTAATGAGCTCTCCTAATATTCAGAGCAGTTCATTCACAGTGGAAAATGTAGATAGAGCTATATCTTCTACATCAGAGGAATATTCTGCTTTTGCTGAACTACCACTTGATGCTACTGTCTTAGCTGAATCTCAGGCTGTGGATCTTCACAGCATCTTGGAGACAAGTGTGAAGTTAAATAAAGTGGACCCAATGAGTGTTGACACCATGCTTTTAACACCTTCTCAATTGGATGAGATCATCCCAACAGATTCTGTAGGCACAACTACCGTTTCTTCATCCGTTTctccatttgttacagaaaagaGTAATGACTTTGTACATCAGCACAAAGAAGTATCCACAGATCAGACAGAAATGGCAGGCTTAAGTACAAGTTTTCCAGCTGTCACACCCATCAGCGTTCAGAGCAAGGAAAAACCTGAAACCCACAGGAATATAGTGACTCAAGAAAGCATATCCAGCAGTTATGCAGAGAGTTTTCAGGGAAAAGAACGTGGAAACCTGGCTACTCCAAAACCAGATCTCAGGTTAACTTTGGCAAGCACTAATGCTCTTCATAAAACAGCCGGGGGAATAAAAACTGCTTCTTCCATCAGTAGATTGACTACTGTGGCCACAACGACAACCCCTTATAGAAAGACCACACCTTCACTTGTTACTCAGCATGCTAGAAAAAGGCCTTATGGGAGAAGGAGATTGAGGCCAAACAGAATTCGACAAAGGCTGAAGCCTTTCCCTCCTGTTGTTTTAACCACAGAAGGAATGCCTGTCATTCCAAGGATTCCTGAAGTTGAAGCTGGGACTAAAACTTCTTCTGCAACTCTTGAAAGTCCTGATCTTAATTACAACATCAAAATACAGGCTAAGGAAGAGGAGTATATAGAATACACTCCTTCATTAGTTACCGATCCAGTTGTCTTAGAGAAAATTACCAAAATCAGGGAGGTGGTCACAACTTCCTTCTTTAGGCCTACTGTTTCTCCACCTGAAGCAAAACATGTGACACATTCTACTGGTCCTGAAACCTTGGCACTTTCAGTGACTGCACCTGTCACCGTTTTATCATCATATATTGTACATGACACAGTTCCCACAGAAGAATCAAGTACAGCTCTGAAACCAGAGCAAAGTGAATTGCCGGCATACCACTTATTAGACAATAAATCTGAGCAGAAGGGCATTAAACCAGATTCTAAAACTATGGATAGTAAGGCAGAACAATCAAGCACAACTTCTCCTGAGCATATGAACAGCTTCATACTATCTACAAAACCAGAATCTCAAGAAGATCCTATCCTATTTGACTCAGAAGTTGTGGTTAATGAAACAACCACTGGAACATTCCAGCCAATATATCCCACTATGACTCACTTAAGTGTTCCTGTAGGCACAGAGGAAGTTTTTAAGCACCTCTCAGTTTCAAAGGAGCCACGGAAGCCCACAGTATCATCAGAATTGCCAGAAATAACTGAGCCACCACAGCATCATGAGATGATTACTTTGTCCTCCTCCTTTAGCAAAACAGAAACTCAGACTTTTCTACTTAGAGAGACAAAGAAACTTGTTGTTTCTCAGACTGGGACAAAGCCGTCTTCCTTGGATAAAAAAGAAGCTATATCACATGTATTTCATCATTATCCCACTTTGCAGACAACTGAAAAGCCTTTGACTACATCCACTGCCTTTATTCCATTTATAAAACTTGCTACTCTTCCCTCTTCCATTTCAAGCACTTCACATCCTTCTCTTCATTATACCACTGAGGAAAGTAATACCTTCGATCAGGAAAGGTTCCCAGAACCAAAACAAGTTGAAGCAGAGCATGACAAAACAGTAGTGAGCTCAAGACAGAATGTACACCCTACTCCTTCCTCTAGCCAAAACAGGATTAGCGTACAGTCAAAAGAGGAGCAATTCAAAGAGTTGTATAGTAGCAAGTCAAACAACAGTTTAGTGCTAAATCCAAACCTTCCCCATCCACCTGCTGGAATAATACCAAGCCTAAACCAAAGACTGCCAGTTGTGCCTCCAAAACGTGTTCCAGTAAGAGGCACAGTGAAGCCTCCATATATTGTAACACAAGGTTCATTTCACTATTTTATAACACACCAGCCTCTTCACTACACAAACAAACCAGAGATAACAGCATATGCAGCACATACCATCCAGGACAAAAAACTTTTTGCCTCTCATAGAGAAACAACTACACCAACACGAGCCTCTCCATTTCACAAAACAAACTCATTCACTGGAAGCAAGTTTGATAATCAGGCTCAGAACAGATACAATATTAATTCAAGATTTTTTGGAAATAATTATGTTCCAGATAATGGAGGCACAGCAGGAAGACTACCAAATCAAGGAATCCCTCATTATCCCAGTTCCAGAATGCCATTCCTTTTCAATCGAACAAGGATATTCCCTCACTTAAGTGTGCGTCCTAAACCAGTGGTCCCTAGTCAGCTAGTCCCAAAAGACACAAATGGGAAGAAGGTTGCCCAGGTCTTCCCTACTAGAATTACAGTGCAGAAAGCTACAGCTATTCCAGTGCCTCCACTGGAACCACACACCACAAGCACCACATCACCACCACCAGCAATTTTGAAGATTACCCCTCCAGCCTTTGTCTCTCAGCGCACAGGACCACAGATATTCACTACAGTTCATCCTTTTAAAAAtgcccatcatcatcatcaaaaaGGCCCATCTGTGCCTTACGTGGGAGCTATTATGCCACACAATTTGACTGTAATTCAGTCTTCCACTAATTTCAGGATGCATGGAGAAAGACCTAAAATTATCACAAGAGGGTCTCAGAGTATATCCATCCTTGCTGAAACAGATGCTTTTATCCCTTGTGATGCAGTAGGGGAACCCAAGCCTTTTATAACTTGGACAAAAGTCTCTACAG gGGCTCTAATGACAGCCAACACCAGGTTACAACGGTTTGAAGTCTGGAATAATGGTACCCTCCTTATCCGAAATGTTCAGCTTCAGGATCGTGGACAGTATTTGTGCACAGCTCAGAACCTGCATGGCATAGATAAGATGATCATTGTGCTCACAGTTGTAGCCCACCAGCCCAAAATCTTACTTTCCCGATATAGAGATGTCACAGTCTATTTTGGAGAGACAATAGCAATGGAATGTCAGGCTAGTGGGACTCCAAGTCCACATATTTCATGGATTTTCCCAGATAGGAAGATTTTGCAGACAGTCACCACCACAGAAAGCAGAATAATGCTTCATGAAAATCGAACCTTGTCTATCAAGCAAGCAACTTTTTCAGACCGAGGAGTTTACAAATGCATAGCAAGCAATGCTGCAGGGGCTGACAGCATTGCAGTGAGGCTGCACATTGCAGCCTTGCCCCCCATCATCCAGCAGGATAAGCAAGAGAATGTGTCTTTGCCCCTTGGTAGCAGCATTAACATCCACTGCACTGCCAAAGCAGCACCTTCTCCCAGCATCCGCTGGGTGGTCTTTGATGGCACACAAATCCGACCTTCTCAGTTTGTCAATGGAAATCTATTTGTTTTTCCCAATGGAACTCTTTATATTCGCAACATCTCACCCAAGGACAGTGGGACCTATGAGTGCATTGCTGCTAATATGGTGGGAGCTGCCAGGAGAACGATACAACTCCATGTGAAGAAGCATGCATCTAATGCTAAGATCACTGGGAGCTCTCCTCAGAGGACAGATGTAACATACGGCAGCATCCTGCATCTGGACTGTAGTGCTTCTGGTGACCCCTGGCCTCGGATATTATGGAGGTTGCCTTCCAAAAGGATGATCGATTCCCTGCACAG CTTGGAGACTAGAATCAAAGTATTCAGCAATGGGACTTTGGTTGTCCACTCAGTTACAGAtaaagatgcaggagactatttaTGTGTGGCCCGCAATAAGATTGGAGATGACTATGTGCTCCTCAAAGTGAATgtgatgatgaaaccagcaaAAATAGAACATAAGAACGAGAATAACCACAAGGTCAAATATGGAGGAGACCTGAAAGTTGACTGTGTAGCCACAGGTCTGCCCAATCCTGAGATCTCATGGGGTCTCCCAGATGGCAGCATGATCAATACCTTCATGCAGTCAGATGACAGCGGCAGCCGGACGAAGCGATATGTGGTCTTCGATAATGGAACCCTGTATTTCAATGACGTTGGACTGAGAGAGGAAGGGGACTACACCTGCTATGCTGAGAACCAGATTGGAAAGGATGAGATGAAAGTGCGGGTCAAAGTAGTGGCTGAACCTGCAACCATCAAGAACAAAACATATGTCATTATTAATGTACCCTATGGTGATGTTGCCACCATAGCATGTGAAGCCAAGGGAGAACCCACTCCCAAAGTGACCTGGCTCTCCCCAACCAACAGGCCTATTCCTGCACTATCTGACAAATACCAAGTATACAGGGATGGCACTCTCCTCATCCAAAAGGCCCAAAGATCTGACAGTGGTAACTATACTTGCGTAGTGCGAAACAGTGCTGGAGAAGATCGGAAAATTGTCTGGATCCATGTTAATGTTCAGTCTCCCAGAATCAATGGTCATCTCAGTGCAATAACATCTGTGAGGGAGACAGCCATCAGGGGCAGCCGGAAACTTATTGACTGCAAAGCTGAAGGCATCCCTGCTCCACGGGTCTTATGGGCTTTTCCAGAAGGAGTAATCCTGCCAGCTCCCTACTATGGAAACAGGATCACTGTGCATCGCAATGGTACGTTGGACATCAGAGGGGTGAGGCAGACAGACGCGGTGCAGCTCATATGCATTGGACGGAATGAAGGAGGGGAAGCAAGACTGATTGTGCAGCTCCTCGTCACAGACCATTTGGAGAAACCTTCCTTCAGAGACCCTATCAGTGAAAGGATCACTGCCTTTGCTGGACACAGCATCAATCTGAACTGCTCAGTCCAGGGGAACCCCAAGCCCAGCACAAGCTGGATCCTTCCCAATGGCACTGAAGTGCTGGGTGGCAGCCGTTTGCACAGATTTTACCATATGAGGGATGGGATCTTACACATCAGCAGCCTctctgctggggatgctgggactTACCGCTGTACAGCCAGAAACCCAGGAGGTTATGTGGAACGAGTAGTCTTCCTGAAGGTGGGAATCAGGCCAGAAATCACCAACCAGTACAACAACCTGGTGAGcatcatcaatggagaaactctgCAGCTCCATTGTGTCACCCAGCCAAGCCAACAGGCACAGATCTCCTGGACACTGCCGAACGGGATGGTTCTGGATGCCCCCCAAGCTGTAGGTCGTTTTTCCCTGCTGGAGAATGGCTCACTGACGGTGCGTGAGGCTTCTGTATTTGACAGAGGCACTTACTTGTGCAAGGTGTCCACAGAGTATGGCACTTCTGTTATGAATGTGCCCGTCATTGTGATAGCCTATCCTCCCAGGATCACCAGTGAGCCCGCACCCGTCATTTATGCCAGGCCTGGAAATTCAGTAAAGCTGAACTGCATGGCCATTGGGATTCCTAAAGCAGAAATAACATGGGAGCTTCCAGACAAATCACATCTGACAACAGGAGCTCAGTCCCGTCTGTATGGAAACAAATTCCTCCACCCTCAGGGGTCACTAGTCATCCAGCAGTCTACTCAAAGGGATGCGGGCTTCTACAAATGTACTGCTAAAAATATACTAGGCAGCGATACAAAAACAACCTACATACACATATTCTAA